GTGTCCTGCCCGTACCGGTACTCGGGGTCGTCGTTGACCCCTACCCGCTCGGCCATCACCGCGAGCACGTCCTGCTCGTCCGTCCAGCGGTCGCCCAGCTCCAGGCCGAGCCAGAAGTTGCGGACGCCGTTGGCGAGCTGGCGGTAGTGGGAGAGGTTGTTCTCGCGGGGCGTGGCGACGTCCCCCGCGATACGGGTCCTCACCAGGTGGTCGACGAGCTGAGCGCGGCTGGGCGTCCCGGATATCGGCATGCGTCCATTGTGGGGCAGCGGGCCACGGCCGTCCTCGCCATATCGCCCGCTGGGACGGGGCTCACTCGCCCGGTCCGCTCTGCCGCAGCGCGAACCACAGCTCCATGCGTACGTCCGGGTCGTCCAGATCGGTCTCCAACAGGGAGGCGCAGCGGGCGATGCGCTGCCGCACGGTGTTGCGGTGCACGTCGAGCGCCACCGCTGTACGGTCCCAACTGCCATGCAACGCCAGCCAGTTGCGCAGGGTCTCGGCGAGCTCGGGCCGGCCGGCGAGCGGTGCGAGCAGCGCGCGGGCGTGTGCCTCGGCGTCCGCCCGCGGCAGCAGGTCCGTCAGGCCCGGCCGGGCGCCGTGCCGGATGAGCGGGGTGCGGGTGGCCCGCGCCCGGGCGAGCGCACGGGCCGCCTGGGCGTCGGCGGCCGCCCACTCCCGCGGCTGCACGGCCGCGCTCACCCCGAGCGTCCAGCCGGCCTGCGCCTGCGGTACCCGCCCGCCCGGCACCAGCACCCGTACGACGTCATGCCCGAGATCGACCAGCGGCGACCCCAGCGCGGCACCGAGCGCGGACGCGGCGACGGCATCGGGCAACTGGTCCCCGGGCCGGGCGTGTACGACGACCCACCGACCGCCCCCGCTCCCGGCCGCGCCGGCCCGGCGGGACTCCCCGGCCAGCAGGGGGGCGACCTCCTCGGGCGCCGAGCCGAGCAGCAGCCGCACCAGCGCCGAGGAGCGCGCCGCCCCGGCCCCGCTCTGGTGCTCCCCGGTCAGTAGCGACAGCAGCACCGCGGCGACCGAGGCGATGGTGTTGTCCCCGGGCTCGCGGCGCGCGGTCGCCACCCCGAGGACGAACCCTTCGCCCGAGCCGAGGGCATAGGCGGCGAGGTGGGTGTCCCCGAGCGTGTCGGTGGCGGAGGAGGGGACGGTCCGGGCCGGGAGCGGTGACACGGGCCCGGATGCGGGGCTGGTGCTTGTGCCGCTGGGGCGGCTGGATGCGGCGCTGGTGCTTGTGCCGCTGGGGCGGCCGGTGGGGGCGGCGGTTCGGTCGGCGGGGGAGCGGCCCGGTGCCGGGGGCGAGCCGGTGTCCGAGGTGGCTCCGGTCGTGTCCGTCGCGCGGTCATCGGCCGGGGTGGCTGTGGTGGCGTCGGTCGATGCTGCCGTGGCGGCCGTGGGGTGGGTGGGCGTGTCTCTCGGTGCGGGATGCCGTGCCGTCCGGGGGGCCTCCTGCGATGCGGGGTCCGCTTCCGGTGCCCGGCCGTCCGTGGGGCGGACCACCGCGGCCAGGCCGGCCAGGGCCGTGCCGGTCTCCTCGGCCGCGTCCCGGCCCGCCGTGGCGACGGCCGTGCCGTCGGGGCCGTAGAGCACCGCGTGGCCGGAGAGGTGCTGGGCCAGGCGGCGCAGTACCGACGGCACCGGATCCGGTCGGGAGGCCGCCGCCGCGAGGCTCTGCTGGGCCTCCGTCACCCGGCGGAGTTCGGCCAGGCGGGCCTGGGCCATCAGCTGCCACACCGCGCGGGCCACACCGGAGAACGTGGTCCTGGGCGGGACCTCCAGGAGGGGGAGGCCGTAGTGGTCGCACGCCGCGACCAGGGCGCGCGGGACCGTGTCGTGCACCGGGGCCAGGCCGAAGCCGAGGGCCGCGCCGCCCGCCGCGACGATCCGCGAGACGTAGTCGTCGAAGTAGGTGCCCGAGCCCGCCGCCTCCGGGATGTGCACCCCGGCCGAGAGCAGCAGCTCGCCGCCCAGCAGATACGGGTACGGGTCGGCCATCTCCGAGGTGTGCACCCAGTGGATCACGATCGAGGGGCCGGACGGGCCCGCGATCTGCCGCAGGGCCAGGTCCTCGCGGGCCAGCAGAGCCGACAGCGGTACCGGTGGGGTCGGTGGGACCGCTGGGGTGATCGTTTCCGGCATGGTGTGCGTACCCTCCATCCCGCCCCCTTGATATGGATGAAACGTACACTTCGCAGTCGCTTTCCGGCCACCTAGTGTCAAGTCAGCACGGCAGCCGCGGGTACGGGCGGATGTCCCCGCGATCTGCTGCCGGCGCGTCCCCACCGCATCTGCACGACACGCCACCGGAATGCGCGCGAAGGAGGGCCCCAACATGGCCGTCGACTACACAGTGATCGTCGTCTATCTCGCCGGGATGCTGGCGATGGGCTGGTGGGGCATGCGCCGCGCCAAGTCGAAGAGCGAGTTCCTGGTGGCCGGCCGCCGCCTGGGCCCCGCCATGTACTCCGGCACCATGGCGGCGATCGTCCTCGGTGGCGCCTCCACCATCGGCGGCGTGGGCCTCGGCTACCGGTACGGCCTGTCCGGCGCCTGGATGGTCTTCACCATCGGCCTCGGCCTCCTCGCCCTGTCCGTGTTCTTCTCCGCCCGCATCGCCCGCCTGAAGGTCTACACCGTCTCCGAGATGCTGGACCTGCGCTACGGCGGCCGGGCCGGGGTCATCTCCGGCGTGGTCATGTGGGCGTACACCCTCATGCTGGCCGTCACCTCGACGATCGCCTACGCCACGATCTTCGACGTCCTCTTCGACATGAACCGCACCGTCGCGATCATCCTCGGCGGCTCGATCGTCGTCGCCTACTCCACCCTCGGCGGCATGTGGTCCATCACGCTGACCGACATGGTCCAGTTCGTGGTGAAGACCATCGGCGTGCTGCTCCTGCTCCTGCCGATCGCGGTCGTCAAGGCGGGCGGCTTCTCCGAGATGAAGGCCAAGCTGCCCACCTCGTACTTCGACCCGCTGGGCATCGGCGGCCAGACGATCTTCACCTATGTCCTGATCTACACGTTCGGCATGCTGATCGGCCAGGACATCTGGCAGCGCGTGTTCACCGCCCGCAGCGACAAGACCGCCAAGTGGGGCGGCACGGTGGCCGGCACCTACTGTCTGGCCTACGCCCTCGCCGGCGCGGTGATCGGCACGGCCGCCAAGGTGCTCTACCCCAGGCTCGGCAGCCCCGACGACGCCTTCGCCACCATCGTCAAGGACGAACTCCCCGTCGGCGTCCGCGGCCTGGTGCTGGCCGCCGCCCTGGCCGCCGTGATGTCCACCTCCTCCGGCGCCCTGATCGCCTGCGCCACGG
Above is a genomic segment from Streptomyces fodineus containing:
- a CDS encoding sodium:solute symporter, whose amino-acid sequence is MAVDYTVIVVYLAGMLAMGWWGMRRAKSKSEFLVAGRRLGPAMYSGTMAAIVLGGASTIGGVGLGYRYGLSGAWMVFTIGLGLLALSVFFSARIARLKVYTVSEMLDLRYGGRAGVISGVVMWAYTLMLAVTSTIAYATIFDVLFDMNRTVAIILGGSIVVAYSTLGGMWSITLTDMVQFVVKTIGVLLLLLPIAVVKAGGFSEMKAKLPTSYFDPLGIGGQTIFTYVLIYTFGMLIGQDIWQRVFTARSDKTAKWGGTVAGTYCLAYALAGAVIGTAAKVLYPRLGSPDDAFATIVKDELPVGVRGLVLAAALAAVMSTSSGALIACATVANNDIWSRLRGVVRRDGEDHDEVGGNRAFILIMGVAVIGTAIALNNVVEALTVAYNLLVGGLLVPILGGLLWRRGTVQGALASVTVGGLAVIGLMAGYGILANEPVYYGLLASLAAYVAVSLATKPTDETVLATWRERLAGRNPELASEPVPAHQ
- a CDS encoding helix-turn-helix domain-containing protein, producing MPETITPAVPPTPPVPLSALLAREDLALRQIAGPSGPSIVIHWVHTSEMADPYPYLLGGELLLSAGVHIPEAAGSGTYFDDYVSRIVAAGGAALGFGLAPVHDTVPRALVAACDHYGLPLLEVPPRTTFSGVARAVWQLMAQARLAELRRVTEAQQSLAAAASRPDPVPSVLRRLAQHLSGHAVLYGPDGTAVATAGRDAAEETGTALAGLAAVVRPTDGRAPEADPASQEAPRTARHPAPRDTPTHPTAATAASTDATTATPADDRATDTTGATSDTGSPPAPGRSPADRTAAPTGRPSGTSTSAASSRPSGTSTSPASGPVSPLPARTVPSSATDTLGDTHLAAYALGSGEGFVLGVATARREPGDNTIASVAAVLLSLLTGEHQSGAGAARSSALVRLLLGSAPEEVAPLLAGESRRAGAAGSGGGRWVVVHARPGDQLPDAVAASALGAALGSPLVDLGHDVVRVLVPGGRVPQAQAGWTLGVSAAVQPREWAAADAQAARALARARATRTPLIRHGARPGLTDLLPRADAEAHARALLAPLAGRPELAETLRNWLALHGSWDRTAVALDVHRNTVRQRIARCASLLETDLDDPDVRMELWFALRQSGPGE